A single region of the Calditrichota bacterium genome encodes:
- a CDS encoding YlxR family protein, giving the protein MALPNWYRRCVGCGAGRDKREMLRVVKNKDQPPEPDLQQRKPGRGAYVCPSSQCVTLAKKKRGLERSFRCAFDDQIYEKLIQQVKTVENGKS; this is encoded by the coding sequence ATGGCGCTGCCGAACTGGTATCGTCGCTGCGTCGGCTGCGGCGCGGGACGAGACAAACGGGAAATGTTGAGAGTCGTGAAAAATAAAGACCAGCCGCCAGAACCCGATTTGCAGCAGAGAAAACCGGGCCGGGGCGCCTACGTTTGTCCGAGTAGTCAATGCGTGACGCTGGCGAAAAAAAAGCGCGGGTTGGAACGGTCGTTTCGCTGCGCGTTCGACGATCAAATTTATGAAAAATTGATTCAGCAGGTGAAAACTGTTGAAAACGGAAAAAGCTAA
- a CDS encoding S8 family serine peptidase yields the protein MRKKIFLLAISLLWQSILLANNSNPSDVDVVPGVVVARAKTNALSQQNPNLNKLNLSGINKIEPAFSDQLPNSPLFSVFRIYFSKKFSPRDMAVKLSATGLFEYVEPVYVSRILGFVPNDTLFARQFYLQQTQTDLAWTISSGSPDVVIAIVDNGTDYTHPDLAEHLWTNFAEANGVAGVDDDGNGYVDDVHGWDFGNDDADPVNSTETSRIAAHGTHTAGLAAAVTNNVTGIAGAGFSCHFMPVKVSADDDPLQIPFGYDGIIYAADNGADIINCSWGHAGSFSQFEQDVINYAVSKGCLIVAAGGNSNTDKLFYPASYVHVFAVAAVDENDRKASYSSFGDFIDIAAPGGDEPIGKPGLLSLYPVSQGSYGEMSGTSMASPLTAGIMGLLRAQYPDWNMLRLYRQLALTADRIDDKNPDYAGKLGVGRVNSFRALTEANLPESPAEIHFFSAGVSDTVAGNANFLFERNEIIHVSAAYQNFALSAGRNFQLRLLSLDPDLETLDATVQIANFPPDSIVKLENALSFRISENAQTHLAPLVLNFELENGAGGADTIFVPVGKSAVLLVDDDGGKNIDEFYTFWLKKLKVDFLRWDREFLGSPPSIFMRHFPMTIWFCEWAFPSLDADDRAALTDYLDRGGDLFISGQDIGWDLADPNGEHSQFSEEAQAFYENYLHSVYKNDNSLSEKVEGMPGTFGQDLNFKIYQPGIPFHFQFPDWIEPASGAVSCFRYENQRGAGVYFQGQHRVLNLGFGFEAIDSQQNEDPERISRPRQEFMQRIFQFLGPLRHQPVADAENDSSVAVTFRAELAPLVDVTDSLYLSYRPQFFQQFSRVAIHVSDAGTGAIVIHFENYNGEIEYFFQLKDPYFTFSLPVDAPSHTFSFRLGADEEKPKLAHVPPPDIIAQNKPRKITVAVTDNLAVDASSVELHFSVGGVSDSLSMVAAGENLFVAEIPPLGVIGDSVVYFFTASDAAKNPNRARSENFSYFIGRESFEFGFDSWQSDSTCWRLDDREYHSAMFSVSTFPGGAYPKNTDASLYLIPGIPVRALKEVNLTFWTKYEMESGHDFGAVELKTNSAGAWQLVGERIGGETDHWREIQIPLDSFYFENDDSVFLRFHFQSDSVQEKPMAGWFIDDIEFQKKSGTEISAKEKQIALVPELFTLSANFPNPFNSVTRIRYWLREPSEVRFVILNLKGQRVWESRLSAQQSGFHDLVWDGTNFLGGRCTTGVYFLRMTAGKKQLTKTMKMILLQ from the coding sequence ATGAGAAAGAAAATATTTCTTTTGGCCATTAGCTTATTGTGGCAATCTATTCTTCTGGCGAATAATTCAAATCCGTCTGATGTGGACGTAGTGCCTGGAGTTGTTGTTGCCAGGGCTAAAACCAATGCCCTTTCACAGCAAAACCCAAATTTGAACAAATTAAACTTGAGCGGAATTAACAAAATTGAACCGGCATTTTCCGATCAGCTACCGAATTCTCCGTTGTTTTCGGTTTTTCGCATTTATTTTTCTAAAAAATTTTCGCCAAGGGATATGGCGGTGAAGTTATCTGCAACCGGGCTTTTCGAATATGTGGAGCCTGTTTATGTGAGTCGGATATTAGGCTTTGTCCCCAATGATACGCTTTTTGCACGACAGTTTTATCTTCAGCAGACACAAACCGATCTGGCGTGGACGATCAGCAGCGGCTCGCCGGATGTGGTAATTGCCATCGTGGACAATGGCACCGATTACACTCATCCTGATTTAGCGGAACATTTGTGGACAAATTTTGCCGAAGCCAACGGCGTCGCCGGCGTTGACGACGACGGAAACGGCTACGTCGATGACGTTCACGGCTGGGATTTCGGGAATGACGACGCGGATCCGGTCAACAGCACCGAAACGAGCAGAATCGCCGCGCACGGCACACACACTGCGGGTCTCGCCGCCGCAGTGACAAATAATGTGACCGGAATTGCAGGCGCTGGTTTTTCCTGTCATTTCATGCCGGTGAAAGTAAGCGCAGACGACGACCCGCTGCAAATTCCTTTCGGCTACGATGGTATTATTTACGCTGCGGACAATGGCGCGGACATTATTAATTGCAGTTGGGGACATGCGGGCTCTTTTTCTCAATTCGAGCAGGATGTGATAAATTACGCCGTGAGCAAGGGATGCTTGATTGTGGCTGCCGGGGGAAATAGCAATACTGACAAATTATTTTACCCTGCCAGCTACGTTCATGTTTTCGCTGTCGCGGCGGTGGACGAAAACGATCGCAAAGCAAGCTACTCCAGTTTCGGCGATTTCATCGACATCGCTGCGCCCGGCGGAGATGAGCCCATCGGAAAACCGGGGCTGCTCAGTTTGTATCCGGTGAGTCAGGGCAGCTACGGCGAAATGTCCGGCACTTCCATGGCGTCGCCGCTAACTGCTGGCATTATGGGACTGCTGCGGGCGCAATATCCCGATTGGAACATGCTGCGGCTTTACCGACAGTTGGCGTTGACTGCGGATCGGATCGATGACAAAAATCCGGATTACGCAGGCAAACTGGGCGTCGGCAGAGTGAACAGTTTCCGCGCGCTGACAGAAGCAAATCTTCCTGAAAGTCCGGCTGAAATTCATTTCTTCAGCGCCGGCGTTAGCGACACGGTTGCCGGAAATGCAAATTTTCTTTTTGAAAGAAACGAAATCATTCACGTCAGCGCGGCTTATCAGAATTTTGCATTGAGCGCGGGAAGAAATTTTCAGCTTCGGCTACTCAGCCTTGATCCCGATCTGGAAACGCTCGACGCCACGGTGCAAATTGCAAATTTCCCGCCGGACTCAATTGTGAAACTGGAAAATGCGTTGAGCTTTCGCATCTCTGAAAACGCTCAAACTCATCTGGCGCCTTTGGTGCTCAATTTTGAATTGGAAAACGGCGCGGGAGGTGCGGACACAATTTTCGTTCCGGTGGGAAAATCTGCCGTGCTGCTGGTTGATGACGACGGCGGAAAAAATATCGATGAATTTTACACTTTTTGGCTGAAGAAATTGAAAGTGGATTTTTTGCGCTGGGACAGAGAATTTTTAGGCAGCCCGCCGTCAATTTTCATGCGCCATTTCCCGATGACGATCTGGTTCTGCGAATGGGCGTTTCCCAGTCTGGATGCGGACGATCGCGCCGCATTGACGGATTATCTGGATCGCGGCGGCGATCTTTTCATTTCCGGCCAGGACATCGGCTGGGATCTGGCCGATCCGAACGGCGAACATAGTCAGTTTTCAGAAGAAGCACAAGCATTTTACGAAAATTATTTGCATTCCGTTTACAAAAATGACAACAGTCTATCGGAAAAAGTCGAGGGAATGCCAGGCACTTTTGGCCAGGATTTGAATTTCAAAATTTATCAGCCGGGGATCCCTTTTCATTTTCAATTTCCCGACTGGATTGAGCCTGCCAGTGGAGCTGTTTCCTGTTTTCGTTACGAAAATCAACGAGGCGCCGGCGTCTATTTTCAGGGACAACATCGGGTGCTGAATCTTGGGTTTGGCTTCGAGGCGATTGATAGCCAGCAAAACGAAGACCCGGAGCGAATCTCCCGTCCGAGGCAGGAATTCATGCAGCGGATTTTTCAGTTTCTGGGGCCTTTGCGTCATCAGCCCGTTGCTGACGCGGAAAATGATTCATCAGTGGCAGTAACTTTTCGCGCGGAACTTGCGCCGCTGGTCGATGTTACGGATTCGCTTTATTTATCGTATCGTCCGCAATTTTTCCAGCAGTTTTCACGCGTAGCAATTCATGTCTCCGACGCGGGAACCGGCGCGATTGTCATCCATTTTGAAAATTACAATGGCGAGATTGAATATTTTTTTCAGTTGAAAGATCCCTATTTCACGTTCTCGCTGCCGGTGGATGCGCCGAGCCACACTTTCTCTTTTCGCCTTGGGGCGGACGAAGAAAAGCCCAAACTGGCGCACGTTCCGCCGCCGGATATTATCGCGCAGAACAAGCCGCGCAAAATTACGGTTGCGGTTACGGACAATTTAGCAGTCGATGCGAGTTCGGTGGAATTGCATTTTTCCGTGGGAGGTGTGAGCGACTCACTCTCGATGGTTGCTGCGGGTGAAAATCTGTTTGTTGCGGAAATTCCCCCACTGGGCGTAATCGGCGATTCTGTGGTTTATTTTTTCACGGCTTCGGACGCGGCGAAAAATCCTAATCGCGCACGGTCGGAAAATTTTTCCTATTTCATCGGCAGAGAAAGTTTCGAGTTTGGATTCGATTCTTGGCAGTCCGATTCGACCTGCTGGCGGCTGGATGATCGGGAGTACCATTCGGCCATGTTCAGCGTGTCAACTTTTCCCGGCGGCGCCTATCCTAAAAACACAGACGCTTCACTTTACTTGATCCCCGGAATTCCTGTGCGTGCTTTGAAAGAAGTGAATTTGACTTTCTGGACAAAATATGAAATGGAATCCGGGCACGATTTTGGCGCAGTGGAACTGAAAACGAATTCTGCGGGCGCGTGGCAACTCGTCGGAGAACGCATCGGCGGCGAGACGGACCATTGGCGGGAAATTCAAATCCCGCTCGATTCATTTTATTTTGAGAACGACGATTCTGTCTTTTTGCGATTTCATTTTCAGAGCGATTCTGTTCAGGAAAAACCGATGGCGGGCTGGTTCATCGATGATATTGAATTTCAAAAAAAATCGGGCACGGAAATTTCTGCAAAAGAAAAACAAATAGCGCTGGTTCCCGAATTATTTACTTTGTCAGCAAACTTTCCCAATCCGTTCAATTCTGTTACGCGAATCCGCTACTGGCTGCGCGAACCATCGGAAGTGCGGTTTGTCATTTTGAATCTCAAAGGCCAGCGCGTGTGGGAAAGTCGTTTGTCCGCGCAGCAGTCCGGATTTCACGATCTCGTCTGGGACGGAACCAACTTTCTTGGCGGACGTTGCACTACCGGAGTCTATTTTTTGCGGATGACTGCCGGAAAAAAACAATTGACAAAGACGATGAAAATGATTTTATTACAATAG
- a CDS encoding T9SS type A sorting domain-containing protein, with translation MKRLTLLLVLLMVVAFSATLFAQQLAILKPAKFGQKSEAIPITKKQYQKMMQKSRAMQAPEIKATHAGIIDTLSNPFATSVNWGVASGDSQAGYFDPPAACYIKAIGVVGQAWGTDALSDGYNLIINKAAYGWEFDDSWWDGDAIYTKDKGLPTLLGDLMWGEFPNTVVDGQRVWTEMIWLGQEPDSQGEGFVITVIPYGGSYMGTDAGSDNPDDPSDVYRLAKYYQGGRSGHDPQFTVRHYSVTWKVVVEFYQNTPPSITVTGGPYATVLNSDARTLHTHITDIDANDVNMAGVASANLYYKVNDGDWNTVPMTMVSGTDTDGDWDGVVPAGVLTAGDVLTYKFDATDKAGATSEILGGSYGFFMKYNEILVFYNDDGGSYPSWILSPYYDNLWANDTIPYGYDVWVGLNDGPLSATLVNQYDYIVDIDANSPATLNDDVFGAWFASGTKYMFWSSQEWAGSLWGWSRDSTFAADDWHNAYMGIGHVAHDINYAAAGDQDLAFPINPVAGDIISGGLATFVADSLQLYYNPKFELGFSSWIDQVDPGDGAVTCFTDSAQGRSVGVHKEYNGSKTVFLGFDQLSLDTGALPTYTATDGYHWTEPNVSSVVDNALDWFGAPTDVNDAVQPAVAMKYDMSQNYPNPFNPQTRISYTIAKPGNVKLAVYNVLGQKVATLVDEYKAASTYRVTFDASNLTSGVYFYRLETGDFSKTMKMMLLR, from the coding sequence ATGAAACGGTTAACTTTGCTATTAGTTTTGCTGATGGTTGTCGCTTTTTCCGCGACCCTGTTTGCGCAGCAGTTGGCGATTTTGAAGCCTGCCAAATTCGGTCAGAAGAGTGAAGCCATTCCCATCACCAAAAAACAGTACCAAAAAATGATGCAAAAATCCCGCGCCATGCAAGCGCCTGAAATCAAGGCGACTCATGCGGGTATCATCGACACATTGTCCAATCCTTTTGCGACGAGCGTAAACTGGGGCGTTGCCTCCGGCGACTCGCAGGCTGGATATTTTGATCCACCGGCAGCGTGCTACATCAAAGCTATCGGAGTAGTCGGACAGGCTTGGGGAACTGATGCACTTTCCGACGGCTACAATTTGATCATCAACAAAGCCGCTTACGGCTGGGAATTTGACGACAGTTGGTGGGACGGCGATGCCATTTACACCAAAGACAAAGGTTTGCCCACTTTGTTAGGTGATTTGATGTGGGGCGAATTCCCCAACACAGTCGTTGACGGCCAACGCGTGTGGACAGAGATGATCTGGCTGGGCCAGGAACCGGACAGCCAAGGCGAAGGTTTTGTCATAACGGTCATCCCTTATGGCGGATCCTACATGGGAACCGATGCCGGATCAGACAATCCCGATGATCCCAGTGATGTCTATCGTCTGGCAAAATACTACCAGGGCGGCCGCAGCGGACATGACCCGCAGTTCACGGTGAGACATTATTCTGTAACTTGGAAAGTCGTGGTTGAGTTTTATCAGAATACGCCGCCGAGCATTACTGTAACAGGCGGTCCTTACGCCACAGTGCTGAACTCTGACGCCAGAACACTTCACACGCACATCACGGACATCGACGCTAATGACGTCAATATGGCTGGTGTTGCTTCCGCTAATTTGTATTACAAAGTCAATGACGGCGATTGGAACACAGTACCCATGACCATGGTCAGCGGTACCGATACAGACGGCGATTGGGACGGCGTTGTTCCTGCCGGCGTTTTGACTGCTGGCGATGTCTTGACCTATAAGTTCGATGCCACGGATAAAGCTGGCGCGACGAGTGAAATTCTCGGCGGTTCTTACGGCTTCTTCATGAAATACAATGAAATTCTGGTTTTCTACAATGATGATGGTGGTTCTTATCCGTCATGGATTTTAAGCCCTTACTATGATAATCTGTGGGCAAACGACACTATCCCCTATGGCTACGATGTGTGGGTCGGTTTGAATGATGGCCCGTTGTCAGCAACATTAGTGAACCAGTACGACTACATTGTTGACATCGACGCTAATTCACCGGCGACGTTGAATGACGATGTTTTTGGCGCCTGGTTCGCTTCGGGCACCAAATATATGTTCTGGTCATCGCAGGAATGGGCCGGAAGTTTATGGGGATGGAGCCGTGATTCAACTTTTGCTGCAGATGATTGGCACAATGCTTATATGGGTATAGGTCATGTCGCCCATGATATTAATTATGCTGCTGCTGGCGATCAAGACTTAGCCTTTCCCATCAATCCTGTGGCAGGAGATATCATTAGCGGTGGACTAGCAACTTTCGTTGCCGACAGTTTACAACTTTATTATAATCCAAAGTTTGAATTAGGCTTTAGCAGTTGGATTGATCAGGTAGATCCTGGCGACGGGGCTGTCACTTGTTTCACCGACTCAGCTCAAGGTCGAAGTGTTGGAGTTCACAAAGAGTATAACGGCAGTAAAACTGTTTTCTTAGGTTTTGATCAATTAAGCTTGGATACAGGCGCGCTGCCGACCTACACAGCGACTGACGGCTATCACTGGACAGAACCTAATGTCAGCAGTGTAGTTGATAATGCTCTGGATTGGTTTGGCGCTCCGACAGACGTCAATGACGCTGTACAACCGGCTGTGGCGATGAAATATGACATGAGCCAGAACTATCCGAACCCGTTCAATCCTCAGACGCGAATCAGCTACACTATTGCCAAACCGGGCAATGTGAAATTAGCTGTGTACAACGTTCTGGGACAAAAAGTAGCGACATTGGTGGATGAATACAAGGCTGCCAGCACCTACCGCGTGACCTTTGACGCCAGCAACTTGACCAGTGGTGTTTACTTCTACCGCTTAGAAACTGGCGATTTCTCAAAGACAATGAAGATGATGCTGTTACGCTAA
- a CDS encoding zinc-dependent alcohol dehydrogenase family protein: protein MRMKAAVFYGPGDVRIEDKPVRKIGSDEVLIKVRACGVCGTDVHIFEGAAGSAKVSPPVVLGHEFSGEIVEIGDAVCRLRVGDRVTIDPNISCGNCYYCQRGQVHLCENLRAIGVTQDGGFAELAIVSEKQAFQLPDNVSFTAGAMVEPIACCLHGIDLAEIKPADSVLIVGGGTIGMIMLQLARSVGASRIFLSEPEEKKRALAEKLGADEAIDPNKISVPERIREKTGHGVDVAIECVGSAATANDAIASCGRGGRVMLFGLAPPECEISVRPFEIFRRELTIRSSFVNPFTHARAIDLLAGGRVKTETFMSRSLPLEKLASVLAKAELRRGGKILICPD from the coding sequence ATGAGAATGAAAGCGGCGGTTTTTTACGGACCCGGCGACGTGCGCATTGAAGACAAGCCGGTGCGCAAAATTGGCAGCGATGAAGTGTTGATAAAAGTACGCGCTTGCGGCGTGTGCGGTACCGATGTCCATATTTTTGAGGGCGCGGCAGGCTCGGCAAAAGTGAGTCCGCCGGTCGTTCTCGGACACGAATTCTCCGGGGAGATTGTAGAAATTGGCGATGCTGTTTGCCGGTTGCGCGTTGGCGACCGCGTGACTATCGATCCCAATATCTCGTGCGGAAATTGTTATTATTGCCAGCGCGGTCAAGTGCATTTGTGCGAAAATCTGCGCGCCATTGGCGTGACTCAGGACGGCGGGTTTGCGGAGCTGGCGATCGTTTCGGAGAAGCAGGCTTTTCAATTGCCAGACAATGTCAGTTTTACGGCAGGCGCCATGGTTGAACCCATTGCCTGCTGTTTGCACGGAATCGATCTGGCAGAAATTAAACCTGCGGATTCTGTGCTCATTGTGGGCGGCGGAACTATCGGCATGATCATGCTGCAATTGGCGCGTTCCGTCGGGGCGAGTCGTATTTTCTTGAGCGAGCCCGAGGAAAAGAAACGCGCTCTGGCGGAAAAATTAGGCGCTGACGAAGCAATCGATCCCAACAAAATATCAGTGCCGGAAAGAATCCGCGAAAAAACAGGTCACGGCGTTGACGTGGCGATTGAGTGCGTTGGTTCAGCCGCTACGGCGAACGATGCGATTGCGTCTTGCGGTCGCGGCGGCAGAGTGATGTTATTTGGTCTCGCACCGCCGGAGTGCGAAATTTCCGTTCGTCCCTTTGAAATTTTCCGGCGCGAGCTGACGATTCGGTCGTCTTTTGTCAATCCGTTCACTCACGCGCGCGCCATTGATTTGCTTGCCGGAGGAAGAGTAAAAACGGAAACATTTATGTCCCGGAGCTTGCCGTTGGAAAAATTGGCGTCGGTTTTAGCCAAGGCTGAACTGCGTCGGGGCGGAAAAATTTTGATTTGTCCCGATTAA